One window of the Carnobacterium maltaromaticum DSM 20342 genome contains the following:
- a CDS encoding cellulose biosynthesis cyclic di-GMP-binding regulatory protein BcsB, with protein sequence MKKWFLMGFVVIFSIVSSSVVVYGAEAEPQTFITKFDNTDSSLTGVSATTNLYFQILDYWEVDQVRLNLDYQISQLTKNDVSSVTLSINGMKFNSFRPTETSLEKQHLVIDIPKELIKQGSNVLKIEGAIMTTNGEDQCSLTETPADWLHIFKGSNVGVNYTKKEMPETIQAFYERFSGMDSVVHKEVAVIVPEKATPTELETATYTLSGSAKANGQDDQQIPIGTLNDSHLAQLPLVVLVAEYDHLPADYQTKIDKNSVKEQAILKVIKKENQTVLVITSSDKKALVKAGRYSANEELMSETQLVSKEVSKDLDTATSHLKIEEDFQMTSTGDELKGPFHQEQTYFMSLPANRSLAANSQVNLAFRYAKNLDFDRSLMTVSIGGIPIGSKKLTKEYADGDTATFTLPPDLDVSGNFAVTVSFDLEIKDLQCTPRQDETPWAYISPESMMRVNTKDRTDLLFENYPFPFLKDGSFNQIAVVLPEEMNADYYRGLTNIFNLLGKYAQDNTGEVVFYSSSATKEELKSSNIITMGSALDNTFIKGINEKLYFKYDKDGAGFLSNEKLSIESNYGQQIGTGQLLHSPYTASNGLLVMTGATPQSVYLASKELSTQDKVQKHSGDAFTVDKDNRVNSYRFKKKGDIGEATTFVDKVKKESNLLLYLGLVGLVLASILIALILAFRKNRLDKEDNDEK encoded by the coding sequence ATGAAAAAATGGTTTTTAATGGGATTCGTTGTTATTTTTAGTATTGTATCAAGCTCAGTTGTAGTTTATGGAGCAGAAGCTGAACCACAAACGTTTATTACCAAATTTGATAATACAGATAGCTCCTTGACTGGGGTTTCAGCGACAACGAATTTATATTTTCAAATATTGGATTATTGGGAAGTCGATCAAGTCAGACTTAATTTGGACTATCAAATTTCTCAATTGACCAAAAATGATGTTTCGAGTGTGACGTTATCGATTAATGGGATGAAGTTCAATTCTTTTCGACCAACAGAAACAAGTCTTGAAAAACAGCACTTAGTGATTGATATACCTAAAGAACTAATTAAACAAGGTTCAAATGTATTAAAAATAGAAGGCGCAATTATGACGACCAACGGTGAAGATCAATGTAGTTTGACGGAGACACCTGCTGATTGGTTGCATATTTTTAAAGGCTCAAATGTTGGTGTAAATTATACAAAAAAAGAAATGCCAGAAACAATCCAAGCTTTTTATGAGCGGTTTAGTGGGATGGATTCTGTTGTTCATAAAGAGGTGGCCGTTATCGTTCCTGAAAAAGCCACTCCAACTGAATTAGAAACAGCAACCTATACCTTATCTGGATCTGCAAAAGCAAATGGACAAGATGATCAACAAATTCCAATCGGCACATTAAATGATTCGCATTTAGCGCAATTGCCACTTGTTGTTTTAGTAGCAGAGTATGATCATTTACCTGCTGACTATCAAACTAAAATTGATAAAAATAGTGTCAAAGAGCAAGCTATTCTAAAAGTGATAAAAAAAGAAAATCAAACGGTGTTAGTTATCACTTCTAGTGATAAGAAAGCATTAGTTAAGGCAGGACGGTATAGTGCAAACGAGGAACTAATGTCTGAAACACAACTAGTTAGTAAAGAGGTGTCTAAAGATTTAGATACGGCAACGTCTCATTTGAAAATTGAAGAGGATTTTCAAATGACAAGTACAGGAGATGAATTAAAAGGGCCTTTTCACCAAGAGCAAACTTACTTTATGTCGTTGCCAGCGAATCGTTCTTTAGCTGCAAATAGTCAAGTGAATTTGGCTTTTCGTTATGCTAAAAATCTTGATTTTGATCGTTCACTTATGACTGTTTCGATTGGTGGTATACCGATTGGTAGTAAAAAATTAACGAAGGAATATGCTGATGGCGATACAGCAACTTTTACCTTGCCGCCAGACTTAGATGTGTCAGGCAATTTTGCAGTGACCGTCAGTTTTGATTTAGAAATTAAAGATTTACAATGCACCCCTAGACAGGATGAGACTCCGTGGGCCTATATTTCTCCAGAGTCTATGATGAGGGTAAACACGAAAGATCGGACAGACTTATTGTTTGAAAACTATCCATTTCCATTTTTAAAAGATGGGAGTTTTAATCAAATAGCAGTGGTTTTACCGGAAGAGATGAATGCTGACTATTATCGTGGGCTGACGAATATTTTTAATTTACTAGGAAAATACGCGCAAGATAATACAGGTGAAGTTGTTTTTTATTCAAGTTCAGCAACGAAAGAAGAGCTAAAATCTAGCAATATTATTACTATGGGTTCAGCTCTAGATAATACGTTTATTAAAGGAATTAATGAGAAGTTATATTTTAAATACGATAAAGACGGAGCAGGATTTTTATCCAATGAAAAATTAAGTATTGAATCTAATTACGGACAACAAATTGGGACTGGACAGTTACTACACTCACCGTACACTGCTAGTAATGGGTTGTTGGTTATGACAGGAGCTACTCCGCAGTCCGTTTATTTGGCTTCCAAAGAGCTGTCGACTCAAGATAAAGTTCAAAAACATAGTGGAGATGCTTTTACTGTGGATAAAGATAATCGGGTTAATAGCTATCGCTTTAAAAAGAAAGGGGATATCGGAGAAGCAACGACCTTTGTTGATAAAGTTAAAAAGGAATCGAATCTTTTGTTATACCTTGGATTAGTGGGCTTAGTGTTAGCTTCAATTCTAATTGCCTTAATCTTAGCATTTAGAAAAAATCGTTTAGATAAGGAGGATAATGATGAAAAATAA
- a CDS encoding hydroxymethylglutaryl-CoA reductase, degradative: MDSSISKFYQKNRSERIQLLVERGFLTQEAGRQLLNNPLLSDAIADSMIENQIGQFPLPLGVALNFLVDQKDVIVPMVVEEPSVIAASSNGAKVIRQLGGFTTTIKERAMIGQLIFQNLVDVLAAEKLVQARSAEIIEIANLAYPSIVKRGGGVKRVETRVILNENSEPEFLTVHLIIDVQEAMGANMINTILEATVGPITEWIQGDVLMEILSNYGDCSLVTATCEIDPNQLTTSSYDGQWIAQRIVEATRYADLDPYRAATHNKGIMNGIDAVVLASGNDFRAIEAGAHAYASRNGRYQAMSNWSINEVGHLVGELTLPMPVGMVGGAISVLPLVKVNQQLLAIEKASELASVIVSVGLAQNFSALKALVSEGIQKGHMSLQMKSLAIHAGATESEIEEVVAQLKKSKNQNLAQAQKILAEIR; encoded by the coding sequence TTGGATTCGTCTATTTCTAAATTTTATCAAAAAAACCGCTCTGAGCGTATTCAGCTTTTGGTGGAACGAGGTTTTTTAACGCAGGAAGCGGGCCGTCAATTATTGAACAATCCACTGTTAAGTGATGCGATTGCGGATAGTATGATTGAGAATCAAATCGGTCAATTTCCCTTACCGTTGGGAGTGGCTTTGAATTTTTTAGTCGATCAAAAAGATGTCATCGTACCAATGGTTGTCGAGGAGCCTTCTGTGATTGCTGCTAGTAGTAATGGCGCAAAAGTGATTCGCCAATTAGGTGGGTTTACGACAACTATTAAAGAACGTGCTATGATTGGTCAATTGATTTTCCAAAATTTGGTAGATGTTCTAGCTGCTGAAAAATTAGTGCAAGCTAGAAGCGCTGAGATTATTGAAATTGCTAATTTAGCGTATCCCTCAATTGTGAAACGTGGCGGCGGAGTGAAGCGCGTTGAAACGCGGGTGATTCTAAATGAAAACTCTGAGCCTGAATTTTTAACCGTTCATTTGATTATTGATGTTCAAGAAGCGATGGGTGCCAATATGATTAATACTATTTTAGAGGCGACTGTTGGACCGATAACGGAATGGATTCAAGGCGATGTATTGATGGAAATATTGAGCAATTATGGCGATTGCTCTTTAGTAACGGCGACTTGTGAAATTGATCCAAACCAACTGACAACTTCGAGCTATGATGGACAATGGATTGCTCAGCGAATTGTGGAAGCGACACGTTATGCTGATTTAGATCCGTACAGAGCAGCGACCCATAATAAAGGGATTATGAATGGGATTGATGCAGTTGTGTTAGCTTCGGGCAATGATTTTCGAGCGATTGAAGCTGGAGCGCATGCCTATGCTAGTCGAAATGGACGTTATCAAGCAATGTCTAATTGGAGTATTAATGAAGTCGGTCATTTAGTGGGAGAATTGACGTTACCTATGCCTGTAGGAATGGTGGGAGGCGCCATTAGTGTATTACCGTTAGTTAAAGTTAATCAACAACTTTTAGCAATTGAAAAAGCGAGTGAATTAGCAAGTGTTATTGTTTCTGTTGGTCTTGCTCAGAATTTTTCTGCCTTAAAAGCCTTAGTTTCTGAAGGCATTCAAAAGGGACATATGTCCTTACAAATGAAATCTTTAGCGATTCATGCGGGAGCAACAGAGTCTGAAATTGAGGAAGTTGTAGCGCAATTAAAAAAATCAAAAAATCAAAATTTAGCACAAGCTCAGAAAATTTTGGCTGAAATACGATAG
- a CDS encoding Cof-type HAD-IIB family hydrolase has product MTKIVFFDIDGTLLDKKRRIPASAKLAILELKKQGIIPAIATGRPPFLIKEILEELAIDTHISLNGQYVVHKGEIVYQNPMEAHLVERLAQAAEINKQGIAFAGSETIAGNSLTTTGSRKWQKKLSRILPFSPPTFLINAAFKRSDKIHGNRPVLKEYYENRLIYQCMLHATEEHDDYYSQEFPDCSFMRWNPYSVDVCPNNGSKAVGITKLMQFLEFPIEASVAFGDGLNDQEMLKIVGTGVSMENGREELKAIADYITDKPEDDGILNGLRLLEIIK; this is encoded by the coding sequence ATGACAAAAATAGTGTTTTTTGATATAGATGGTACCTTATTAGATAAGAAGCGAAGAATTCCTGCGTCTGCAAAATTAGCTATTTTAGAATTGAAAAAACAAGGGATTATTCCGGCGATAGCAACTGGTCGCCCACCTTTTCTAATTAAAGAAATTTTAGAAGAATTAGCAATTGACACACATATTAGCTTAAATGGTCAATATGTTGTGCATAAAGGTGAGATTGTGTACCAAAACCCAATGGAAGCCCATTTAGTCGAGCGCTTAGCCCAAGCAGCTGAAATAAACAAACAAGGCATTGCCTTTGCAGGCTCAGAAACGATAGCAGGAAATTCACTAACTACAACAGGAAGCCGCAAATGGCAGAAAAAATTAAGTCGAATTTTGCCTTTCAGTCCACCGACTTTTTTAATAAATGCGGCTTTTAAACGTTCAGATAAAATCCATGGCAACCGCCCTGTTTTGAAAGAGTATTATGAGAATCGTTTGATTTATCAATGTATGTTACATGCAACTGAAGAGCACGATGACTATTATAGTCAAGAATTTCCTGACTGCAGTTTTATGCGCTGGAATCCGTATTCTGTGGATGTTTGTCCAAATAATGGATCAAAAGCAGTTGGAATTACTAAATTAATGCAATTTTTAGAATTCCCAATAGAAGCATCAGTCGCTTTTGGTGACGGGCTTAATGATCAAGAAATGTTGAAAATTGTGGGAACAGGGGTATCCATGGAAAATGGTCGTGAGGAATTAAAAGCGATTGCTGATTATATTACCGATAAACCAGAGGACGATGGCATTCTCAATGGATTACGGTTACTTGAGATTATTAAGTAG
- a CDS encoding catalase: protein MTAGNRGPVLIQDVALLEKLAHFNRERIPERVVHAKGAGAHGYFEVTNDLTEYTKADFLSEIGKKTPVFTRFSTVAGESGSADTLRDPRGFAVKLYTDEGNYDIVGNNTPIFFIRDAIKFPDFIHTQKRDPQTHLKNHNAIWDFWSLSPESLHQVTILMSDRGIPATFRHMHGFGSHTFKWTNAAGESVWVKYHFKTEQGIKNLTAEVAEELAGSNPDYHTEDLFNAIENGDAPAWKLCVQIMPLADADHYRFNPFDVTKVWSQKDYPLIEVGRMVLDRNTDNYFAEVEQVTFTPGNIVPGVDFSPDKLLQGRLFAYGDAHRHRVGANSHLLPINRPKNEVKNYHRDGAMRSDANGGSSVYYEPNSLGGPTETLANKQASFEVHGMADSVAYDDDDHYTQAGDLYRLLSEDGKTRLIANIVGHMQPVEDEAIKVRQIQHFLKADPEYGTRVAAGLGINI, encoded by the coding sequence ATGACAGCTGGTAATCGTGGTCCAGTTTTAATCCAAGATGTTGCACTTTTAGAAAAGTTGGCGCATTTTAACCGTGAGCGTATTCCAGAGCGTGTGGTACATGCAAAAGGTGCCGGTGCCCATGGATATTTTGAAGTGACGAATGATTTAACGGAATATACAAAAGCTGATTTCTTATCTGAAATCGGGAAAAAAACACCTGTATTCACACGTTTTTCAACGGTTGCAGGTGAAAGTGGTTCTGCAGATACATTGCGTGATCCTCGTGGCTTTGCAGTAAAATTATATACTGATGAAGGAAATTATGATATTGTCGGAAATAATACGCCGATTTTCTTTATTCGCGATGCAATCAAATTTCCAGATTTTATCCATACACAAAAACGTGATCCTCAAACACATTTGAAAAATCATAATGCTATTTGGGATTTCTGGTCATTGTCACCAGAATCTTTACACCAAGTGACGATTTTAATGTCAGATCGCGGAATTCCTGCGACGTTCCGTCATATGCATGGTTTTGGAAGTCATACCTTTAAATGGACCAATGCTGCTGGCGAAAGTGTTTGGGTTAAATATCATTTTAAAACAGAGCAAGGAATTAAAAATTTAACAGCTGAAGTGGCTGAAGAGTTGGCTGGAAGTAATCCTGATTACCATACAGAAGATTTATTTAATGCCATTGAAAATGGAGACGCACCAGCTTGGAAATTGTGTGTCCAAATTATGCCTTTAGCCGATGCAGATCATTATCGTTTTAATCCATTTGATGTAACCAAAGTTTGGTCACAAAAAGACTATCCATTAATTGAAGTTGGTCGTATGGTCTTAGATCGCAATACAGATAATTACTTTGCAGAGGTAGAACAAGTAACCTTTACGCCAGGCAATATTGTACCAGGAGTTGATTTTTCACCAGATAAATTGTTGCAAGGTCGTTTATTTGCTTATGGTGATGCTCATCGTCATCGTGTTGGGGCAAATAGCCACTTATTGCCAATTAATCGCCCGAAAAATGAAGTTAAAAACTACCATCGTGATGGAGCAATGCGTTCAGATGCGAATGGTGGAAGTTCCGTTTATTACGAGCCTAATAGCTTAGGTGGACCAACTGAAACGCTAGCAAATAAACAAGCTAGTTTTGAAGTTCATGGAATGGCGGATTCAGTAGCGTATGACGATGATGACCATTATACTCAAGCTGGTGATTTATATCGTCTACTATCTGAAGATGGTAAAACACGCTTGATTGCGAATATTGTAGGACACATGCAGCCAGTTGAAGATGAAGCGATTAAAGTTCGTCAAATTCAACATTTCTTAAAAGCTGACCCAGAGTATGGAACGCGTGTTGCAGCTGGTTTAGGGATTAACATTTAA
- a CDS encoding thiolase family protein gives MREIVIIDAVRTPIGKYRGSLKDSSAVDLGVTVVKGALERANIDPESVDQVIFGNVLQAGLGQNVARQISIKAGIPYQAVAMTINEVCGSGLKAIMLGRQAIQLGEADVVVVGGTENMSQAPSLVASTAVGMELKSEELINSMFHDGLTDAFGEYPMGVTAENVAEKFKVSREEQDLFAYQSHMKAAAAQEKGLFKSEIVPVQLADGTWFTEDETIRGNSTVEKLATLKTVFKENGTVTAGNSSGINDGASALILMSKERAIAEGIPYLATIKATSEVGIAPEIMGYAPYYAVKKVLEKGDYTIDQIDLFQLNEAFASQSIAVARDLEVPAEKLNIYGGAIALGHPIGASGARVVTSLLQELQQTNTKVGIASLCIGGGLGVAMVVERD, from the coding sequence ATGAGAGAAATAGTTATTATAGATGCAGTGCGAACACCGATTGGGAAATACCGTGGTAGTTTGAAAGATAGCTCAGCAGTTGATTTAGGCGTAACAGTAGTAAAGGGTGCGTTAGAACGTGCTAATATCGATCCAGAGAGTGTTGATCAAGTTATCTTTGGAAATGTTTTGCAAGCTGGTTTAGGTCAAAATGTAGCTCGTCAGATATCAATTAAAGCAGGAATTCCTTATCAAGCTGTTGCTATGACGATTAATGAAGTTTGTGGTTCTGGTTTAAAAGCAATTATGTTAGGTAGACAAGCTATTCAACTGGGTGAAGCAGATGTTGTCGTTGTTGGTGGGACTGAAAACATGTCACAGGCCCCTTCTTTGGTTGCCAGTACAGCGGTCGGAATGGAGTTAAAATCAGAAGAATTAATCAATAGCATGTTTCATGATGGCTTAACAGACGCTTTTGGGGAATATCCAATGGGCGTGACAGCTGAAAATGTTGCTGAGAAATTTAAAGTTAGTCGAGAAGAGCAAGATTTGTTTGCGTATCAGTCCCATATGAAGGCTGCCGCAGCTCAAGAAAAAGGGTTATTTAAGTCTGAAATTGTTCCTGTTCAATTAGCTGACGGAACTTGGTTTACTGAAGATGAAACGATTCGTGGCAATTCAACAGTTGAAAAATTAGCAACTTTAAAAACGGTTTTTAAAGAAAATGGAACCGTGACTGCTGGTAACTCATCAGGCATTAACGACGGCGCATCAGCCTTGATTTTAATGTCTAAGGAACGAGCAATTGCAGAAGGAATTCCTTATTTAGCAACAATAAAAGCAACTTCTGAAGTTGGGATTGCTCCTGAAATTATGGGTTATGCACCTTATTATGCTGTAAAAAAAGTCTTAGAAAAAGGCGATTATACGATTGATCAAATTGATTTATTCCAATTAAACGAGGCCTTTGCTTCTCAGTCGATTGCTGTTGCTCGTGACTTAGAAGTACCAGCGGAAAAGTTAAACATTTATGGTGGAGCAATTGCATTAGGTCATCCAATCGGTGCATCAGGCGCACGAGTTGTGACCAGTTTGCTTCAAGAATTACAACAAACCAATACTAAAGTTGGGATAGCTTCCTTATGTATCGGTGGTGGACTAGGTGTGGCAATGGTTGTTGAGCGAGATTAA
- a CDS encoding hydroxymethylglutaryl-CoA synthase produces MKIGIDKLSFYTPAFYVDMTELANARGIDPNKFTIGIGQDKMAFAPITQDAVTMGANAALNFLTEEDRQKIDLVILATESGIDQSKSGAIYIHRLLKLQPFARSIEFKEACYGATAGINLAKDYIAQHPDSKVLVIGSDIARYGLDTPGEATQGAGAVAMLLSTNPRCIALENDQVFLTEDIMDFWRPTYSEYACVQGKYSTEQYLHFFETIWAEYQRKFSQPLEKFAALCFHLPYTKMGKKALDLIIETAPSDVQEQLTENYRLSTLYSRNIGNIYTGSLYLSFISLLDHQPNLAAEDKIGFFSYGSGAVGEFFSGTLQPGFKEFITTAEHQDLLTNRKKLSISEYETRFKEELPKDGSTLEISSTDEDPAPIVLTGITEHMRQYKRKQ; encoded by the coding sequence ATGAAAATAGGAATCGATAAACTAAGTTTTTATACCCCTGCTTTTTATGTTGATATGACAGAATTAGCTAATGCGCGCGGTATCGACCCAAATAAATTCACCATTGGAATCGGACAAGACAAAATGGCTTTTGCACCGATTACCCAAGATGCTGTGACCATGGGTGCTAATGCAGCACTTAATTTTTTAACAGAAGAAGACCGCCAAAAAATTGATTTAGTCATCTTAGCGACTGAATCAGGAATTGATCAATCAAAATCTGGCGCTATTTATATCCACCGTCTCTTAAAGTTACAGCCTTTCGCTCGTTCAATCGAGTTTAAAGAAGCTTGTTACGGAGCCACTGCTGGCATTAACTTAGCAAAAGATTATATTGCACAACATCCTGATAGCAAAGTCTTAGTCATTGGTTCAGACATTGCTCGTTATGGACTTGATACGCCTGGAGAAGCGACTCAAGGAGCTGGAGCTGTTGCCATGTTACTTTCTACAAATCCACGCTGTATTGCTTTAGAAAATGACCAAGTTTTCTTAACAGAAGATATTATGGATTTTTGGCGTCCAACTTACTCTGAATATGCTTGTGTACAAGGAAAGTACTCAACTGAACAATACTTACATTTCTTTGAAACCATTTGGGCAGAATATCAACGGAAGTTTTCACAACCTCTAGAAAAATTTGCAGCCTTGTGCTTCCATTTACCCTATACTAAAATGGGAAAAAAAGCTTTAGACTTGATTATTGAAACTGCACCTAGTGACGTTCAAGAACAATTAACTGAAAACTATCGCTTAAGCACATTGTATAGTCGTAACATTGGCAATATCTATACAGGATCACTTTACCTAAGCTTTATTTCACTTTTAGACCATCAACCAAACTTAGCTGCCGAGGATAAAATTGGCTTCTTTAGTTATGGTTCTGGCGCTGTTGGTGAATTTTTCAGTGGAACTTTACAGCCTGGCTTTAAAGAATTCATCACTACTGCTGAACATCAAGACTTATTAACAAATCGCAAAAAATTATCTATTTCGGAATATGAAACACGCTTTAAAGAAGAGCTTCCTAAAGATGGTTCAACATTAGAAATTAGTAGCACTGACGAAGATCCAGCTCCAATTGTCTTAACTGGCATTACTGAGCATATGCGTCAATACAAACGCAAACAATAA
- a CDS encoding bifunctional diguanylate cyclase/phosphodiesterase — translation MQMGYYIPILVICSYLIALFTAYNVVSVNRLLDDKSSLYRNGWILVKAIVMSVGIGAMQYVGLMGYLNHTNFSYTPFFAWFALGLLFLGCYLAFLLMSRKKTTKNDLFIAGLLLTGGLLGVHYMGMRAIVSNGISYHPLFLMGSVLLSFISGMYTIWIVITQNKLLTGQLRIIQDAKKAIVLALLLSAVFYFGLVELQFETDYFLQPEMGLEATYLVVTISLFTILLQLSFLGVSAVSFAFDTNRREISKLKDMSYSLLKSNPDPVLLINAAGEILSLNDAAQLLFSTELEQGITRIEEVMEPQQYCRSVSYFTEAINERKNVQFETKVTTNDGTVKEFKIQIVPIIIEELKITEIFLVGADITKENQVEKMIRSLAYHDGLTKLPNRYFMKEYIEDCLNELRQRYAFQKKTILSIYYIDMTELKKINDRYGHNIGDLYLTKVAQRIQRYIGKEYFLARVGGDEFVLTFIEEYAGETEDVGENLLKVFGKAMVIEKIRLFPAASIGLVKAYEDGSEFEELLTKVDIAMYSAKQQVRETGKTLIISYSQYEKQLQNEYQKELELMKGIEKKEFLLHYQPKVHADTEELYGVEALIRWQVPWEDDLRYPDQFIPLAEQTGHIIQLSEQIIEMACHQIKVWLNLGFTIPVSLNLSANDFHGDALVCLVAKQLAKHQIPPNLLELEITETVLMADLAESQKNLKQLHKMGVQLSIDDFGTGYSSLRYVIDFPIQSLKIDRSFTEALNLDAKVTAVTETIIQLADKLHLQVIVEGVETKEQLATLKTMGNFIIQGYYFSKPVSAKDVTDKWLKG, via the coding sequence ATGCAAATGGGTTATTATATCCCGATTTTAGTTATTTGCTCGTATTTGATCGCTCTGTTTACAGCATATAATGTTGTTAGTGTGAATCGTTTATTAGATGATAAAAGTAGTTTGTATCGGAATGGTTGGATTTTGGTGAAAGCAATCGTGATGAGTGTTGGAATTGGTGCGATGCAATATGTGGGGTTAATGGGTTATTTAAATCACACAAATTTTAGCTACACACCATTTTTTGCTTGGTTCGCACTTGGATTGCTTTTTTTAGGCTGTTATTTAGCTTTTTTGTTAATGAGTCGTAAAAAAACAACTAAAAATGACTTATTCATAGCAGGATTGTTGTTAACAGGCGGGTTGCTAGGTGTTCATTATATGGGGATGCGAGCAATCGTTTCAAATGGCATTTCATATCATCCACTATTCTTAATGGGTTCAGTATTGCTTAGTTTCATTTCTGGAATGTACACTATTTGGATTGTTATCACTCAAAATAAGTTATTGACTGGACAATTACGTATTATCCAAGATGCTAAAAAAGCGATTGTTTTAGCGTTATTATTAAGCGCCGTATTTTATTTTGGATTAGTCGAACTTCAATTTGAAACGGACTATTTTCTACAACCAGAAATGGGACTAGAAGCTACTTATTTAGTTGTTACGATTAGCTTATTTACCATTCTTCTACAATTAAGTTTTCTTGGGGTTTCAGCTGTTAGTTTTGCCTTTGATACAAATCGTCGTGAAATTAGTAAGTTAAAAGATATGAGTTATTCTTTACTAAAAAGTAATCCGGATCCGGTATTATTAATTAATGCAGCGGGGGAGATTCTTAGTTTAAATGATGCAGCCCAGTTGCTTTTTTCAACGGAATTAGAGCAAGGGATTACGAGGATTGAAGAAGTAATGGAACCACAGCAATATTGTCGTTCAGTTAGTTATTTTACTGAAGCAATAAATGAAAGAAAAAATGTTCAATTTGAAACTAAAGTCACAACTAATGATGGAACGGTCAAGGAATTTAAGATTCAGATTGTGCCTATCATAATTGAAGAGCTAAAAATTACAGAAATATTTTTAGTTGGGGCAGATATTACGAAAGAAAATCAGGTGGAAAAAATGATTCGTAGTTTAGCCTATCATGATGGACTGACAAAGCTCCCTAATCGTTATTTTATGAAAGAATATATAGAAGATTGTTTAAATGAATTGAGGCAACGGTATGCGTTTCAAAAAAAGACAATCCTCAGTATTTATTATATTGATATGACTGAATTGAAAAAAATTAATGATCGCTATGGTCATAATATTGGCGATTTATATTTAACAAAAGTGGCACAGAGAATTCAACGGTATATCGGAAAAGAATACTTTTTAGCTAGGGTTGGAGGCGATGAGTTTGTCTTAACGTTTATCGAGGAATACGCTGGGGAAACGGAAGATGTAGGGGAAAACTTATTAAAAGTATTTGGTAAAGCAATGGTTATTGAAAAAATCCGATTATTTCCGGCAGCCAGTATTGGGCTAGTGAAGGCATATGAAGATGGTAGTGAATTTGAGGAATTACTGACAAAAGTAGATATAGCGATGTATTCTGCCAAACAGCAAGTTCGTGAAACAGGTAAAACATTGATTATTTCATATTCACAATATGAAAAGCAACTGCAAAATGAGTACCAAAAAGAGCTAGAGTTAATGAAGGGGATTGAAAAAAAAGAATTCTTGTTACACTACCAGCCTAAGGTTCATGCAGACACAGAAGAGCTTTATGGTGTTGAGGCCTTGATTCGTTGGCAAGTTCCTTGGGAAGACGATTTACGCTATCCAGATCAATTTATTCCTTTAGCTGAGCAGACAGGACATATTATTCAACTCAGTGAACAAATAATTGAAATGGCTTGTCATCAAATTAAAGTCTGGTTGAATCTAGGTTTTACAATCCCGGTTTCATTGAATTTATCAGCCAATGATTTCCATGGAGATGCTTTGGTTTGTCTAGTTGCGAAGCAGTTAGCTAAGCATCAAATACCACCTAATTTATTGGAATTAGAGATTACAGAAACTGTATTAATGGCTGATTTAGCTGAATCCCAAAAGAATTTGAAGCAACTCCATAAAATGGGTGTGCAATTAAGTATTGATGATTTTGGAACGGGCTATAGTTCTTTACGTTATGTGATTGATTTTCCGATTCAAAGTTTAAAAATTGATCGAAGTTTTACTGAGGCTTTAAATTTAGATGCGAAGGTAACGGCGGTGACTGAAACAATTATTCAATTAGCAGATAAACTGCATTTACAAGTTATTGTTGAAGGAGTCGAGACGAAAGAGCAATTAGCCACTCTTAAAACGATGGGGAATTTTATTATTCAAGGCTATTATTTTTCGAAACCTGTTTCTGCCAAGGATGTCACAGACAAGTGGTTGAAAGGGTAA
- a CDS encoding diguanylate cyclase domain-containing protein — protein sequence MSTSRRFNLPVTMVVIQVKHWNELQRMLSEDQISAVIGRVTSTMKQAIRDNDILYVLERENLTWGLLLFTDQAGARVVTERIKEFFEESISDFSAKNQVQIEIKSGAAEYVQETIKSPYDFVEAAIKELEYDV from the coding sequence ATGTCAACTTCACGTCGTTTTAACTTACCTGTAACAATGGTTGTGATTCAGGTTAAGCACTGGAATGAATTGCAGCGAATGTTGTCGGAAGACCAAATTTCGGCTGTTATTGGACGTGTTACAAGTACAATGAAGCAGGCGATTCGAGATAATGATATTTTATATGTCTTAGAACGCGAAAACTTAACTTGGGGTTTGCTACTTTTTACAGATCAAGCAGGTGCAAGAGTTGTAACAGAACGGATTAAAGAATTTTTTGAAGAGTCAATTAGTGATTTTTCAGCTAAGAATCAAGTTCAAATTGAGATAAAATCTGGTGCAGCAGAATATGTACAAGAAACGATTAAAAGCCCGTATGACTTTGTTGAGGCAGCTATAAAAGAGTTAGAGTATGATGTGTAA